One Glutamicibacter mishrai genomic window carries:
- the def gene encoding peptide deformylase, translating to MPIRQITVYGEPVLHRRAVEVTEFNDELRQLVADMHVTMDEAHGVGLAAPQVGIGLRLFTYVYADQDTAPERGVVINPKLTLSKVSQAPADVDEESEGCLSVPGLNYPLKRAEYAKVEGFDEFGNPISFEAHDWFARVMQHEYDHLDGFLYVDKLQPRWDKRWKKAKKALGWGVPGNTWLPGTDEDPFGH from the coding sequence GTGCCAATCCGGCAGATCACAGTTTACGGAGAACCAGTTCTACATCGCCGCGCGGTAGAAGTCACCGAGTTCAATGATGAACTTCGCCAGCTCGTTGCAGATATGCATGTGACCATGGATGAAGCTCATGGCGTGGGACTGGCCGCTCCGCAGGTTGGCATCGGTCTACGTCTGTTCACGTATGTCTACGCTGACCAGGACACTGCGCCTGAACGTGGCGTCGTCATCAACCCCAAGCTGACTCTCTCCAAGGTTTCGCAGGCGCCTGCCGACGTTGACGAGGAATCGGAAGGCTGCTTGTCCGTCCCCGGGCTGAACTACCCTCTGAAGCGTGCCGAGTACGCGAAGGTGGAAGGTTTTGATGAGTTCGGCAACCCGATCTCCTTCGAAGCCCACGATTGGTTCGCTCGCGTCATGCAGCACGAATACGACCACCTGGATGGGTTCCTGTATGTCGATAAGCTGCAGCCGCGCTGGGATAAGCGCTGGAAGAAAGCCAAGAAGGCACTGGGCTGGGGCGTACCGGGCAATACCTGGCTGCCTGGCACCGATGAGGATCCTTTTGGGCACTAG
- the orn gene encoding oligoribonuclease: protein MASNSEKIVWIDCEMTGLDLVDDALIEVAVLITDSELEIVDEGIQVVIKPEPAALAQMNDFVRNMHTVSGLLPELEKGIAMDEAQRLVMDYIKKHVPEPKKALLGGNSVGTDKNFLARDMPEVVEHLHYRIIDVSTLKELSRRWYPKAHYAAPTKTGNHRALGDIQDSINELRYYRESIMVPAPGPSSEEAREIASRIAPND, encoded by the coding sequence GTGGCTAGTAATTCAGAAAAAATTGTATGGATCGACTGCGAAATGACCGGTCTTGATCTGGTTGATGACGCGCTGATCGAAGTTGCCGTGCTGATCACCGATTCGGAATTGGAGATCGTCGACGAGGGAATCCAGGTAGTCATCAAGCCAGAGCCAGCGGCCTTGGCGCAGATGAACGACTTCGTACGCAATATGCATACGGTCAGCGGCCTGCTCCCCGAGCTAGAAAAAGGCATCGCCATGGACGAGGCGCAGCGCCTGGTCATGGACTACATCAAAAAGCATGTCCCAGAGCCCAAGAAGGCGCTTCTGGGCGGCAACTCGGTAGGTACCGACAAGAACTTCCTGGCTCGCGACATGCCGGAAGTCGTCGAGCACCTGCACTACAGGATCATTGATGTCTCGACGCTAAAGGAACTCAGCCGCCGCTGGTATCCCAAGGCCCACTACGCAGCTCCGACGAAAACTGGCAATCACAGGGCACTGGGCGATATCCAGGATTCCATCAACGAACTTCGCTACTACCGCGAATCGATCATGGTTCCCGCTCCAGGCCCGAGCAGCGAAGAAGCTCGCGAGATCGCATCCAGGATCGCGCCGAACGACTAA
- a CDS encoding DUF2306 domain-containing protein has translation MGNFVIAVHAISASLVILLAPVNILRRRKDLRHRALGRTWVISMYFACVSGMFIYTISGGFTIFHALAIFTFATTTLGVLSIRRGNVPGHVGNMVGSWIGAIVAGVFAALAPGRIIPTLAIEDPMLLWGSVGCVIVLATVWVLYVLLALGKEAGAQATRDGESPRVP, from the coding sequence ATGGGGAACTTCGTTATTGCCGTTCATGCGATTTCAGCAAGTCTCGTGATCCTCTTGGCGCCAGTGAATATTCTTCGACGTCGCAAGGACTTGCGGCATCGCGCCCTGGGTCGAACCTGGGTGATCTCAATGTACTTCGCCTGCGTCAGTGGAATGTTCATCTATACGATCAGCGGCGGATTTACGATCTTCCATGCGTTGGCGATCTTCACGTTCGCCACTACCACCCTGGGCGTGCTTAGCATTCGCCGGGGGAATGTCCCCGGACATGTCGGAAACATGGTCGGTTCATGGATCGGGGCAATCGTCGCCGGCGTTTTCGCGGCCCTCGCGCCTGGTCGCATCATTCCGACGCTGGCTATCGAAGATCCGATGTTGCTCTGGGGGTCAGTCGGATGCGTAATTGTCCTAGCAACTGTCTGGGTTTTGTACGTCTTGTTGGCGCTGGGAAAAGAAGCTGGGGCACAGGCTACGCGTGATGGAGAATCGCCTCGTGTTCCGTGA
- a CDS encoding acyl-CoA dehydrogenase family protein, producing MKRALFEEDHEQFRELATEFNTREVSGKYAQWEKDHQIPREVWQSAGENGLLGLAVPEEFGGMGIDDYRFRVVLDEEFVRAGHLAVALAFHLHDDLVLPYLLAYGSDELKAKWLPRMVDGSTITSCAFTEPGAGSDLRAVRTKAVRDGEDWLLSGQKTFIGNGAFGDAAVVLARTDAESGRATESSFSLFMVERSEGYTNGNPFDKMGLRASDTAELFFDEVRVSDADRIGEVGQGLRYVKEQLPQARLAIAVAAAAIGTASFDQALEHAKNRSTFGQALTQYQNTRFELANLKTESHVTQTFVDQAVLAFNNGELDAHEAAEVKLWASESAKELSDKALQIHGGYGYIMEYPIAQSFTAARLLTIFGGTSEIMRETIGRAL from the coding sequence GTGAAACGCGCGCTTTTTGAAGAGGACCACGAGCAGTTCCGTGAGTTGGCTACGGAGTTCAATACCCGTGAAGTCTCTGGAAAATACGCCCAGTGGGAGAAGGACCACCAGATTCCACGCGAGGTATGGCAGTCTGCCGGCGAGAACGGCCTTCTAGGCCTAGCCGTTCCTGAGGAATTCGGTGGCATGGGGATCGATGACTACCGTTTCCGCGTGGTGCTTGATGAGGAATTCGTTCGCGCCGGGCACCTAGCTGTTGCCCTGGCCTTCCACCTGCATGACGACCTGGTACTCCCCTACCTGCTGGCTTATGGTTCCGATGAACTCAAGGCCAAGTGGCTACCCCGCATGGTTGATGGATCGACGATCACTTCCTGCGCATTCACCGAGCCAGGCGCCGGTTCCGATCTACGCGCGGTACGAACCAAGGCGGTTCGCGATGGCGAGGATTGGCTGCTGAGCGGCCAGAAGACCTTCATCGGTAATGGCGCCTTTGGCGATGCCGCAGTGGTTCTTGCCCGCACAGACGCGGAGAGCGGTCGAGCCACGGAGTCTTCGTTCTCCCTGTTCATGGTGGAGCGTTCCGAGGGTTATACCAATGGCAATCCCTTCGACAAGATGGGCTTGCGCGCTTCGGATACCGCTGAACTGTTCTTTGATGAGGTTCGCGTCTCCGATGCGGATCGCATCGGCGAGGTCGGACAGGGTCTGCGCTATGTCAAGGAGCAGTTGCCCCAGGCGCGCTTGGCTATTGCCGTCGCGGCAGCGGCTATTGGCACGGCGTCGTTCGACCAGGCATTGGAGCATGCGAAGAACCGCTCAACCTTTGGCCAGGCCTTGACCCAGTATCAGAACACGCGGTTCGAGCTGGCTAATTTGAAGACTGAGTCCCATGTCACTCAGACTTTTGTGGATCAGGCGGTTCTCGCCTTCAATAATGGCGAACTGGACGCCCATGAGGCCGCTGAAGTGAAGCTTTGGGCAAGTGAGAGCGCAAAAGAGCTTTCGGACAAGGCGCTGCAGATCCATGGAGGCTACGGGTACATCATGGAGTACCCGATCGCTCAATCATTCACCGCGGCACGCTTATTGACCATTTTTGGTGGCACAAGTGAGATCATGCGTGAAACTATTGGACGAGCACTTTAA